In Drosophila yakuba strain Tai18E2 chromosome 2R, Prin_Dyak_Tai18E2_2.1, whole genome shotgun sequence, a single genomic region encodes these proteins:
- the LOC6530982 gene encoding protein enabled isoform X8, producing the protein MAMKKLYAKTSFTSKKPSSAANSSPILAYHQQQQRQQPGNGICEFQVAPGHSGELIRRSQSMHHKMSPPVGGLGSKSEYYSIEELQELDLLDYRHPMYHHYQQQELRQRYHEHEQLVLQLPKASPKAGPIYEAPQRTQQQLQQQQQQQQDQMFEQSIIGARASVMVYDDNQKKWVPSGSSSGLSKVQIYHHQQNNTFRVVGRKLQDHEVVINCSILKGLKYNQATATFHQWRDSKFVYGLNFSSQNDAENFARAMMHALEVLSGRVANNPGGPPTNGNGYEEDMGYRTMTSEDAAILRQNNSIGGHVTPSAQTPTSQTNQNNIPQSPPTPQGHHRTSRNSLSAPPAPQPQQQQQQQAQQMVQPGSHYGPTGNGPTSNGLPQQLNSQIPPAPQQQQQPQQQQFQQQQQQQYQQMVQVQAGYAPSQQAQQQPPQAPQPPLQNGGMYMVGHGHLPSSASANSVVYASQQQMLPQAHPQAPQAPAMPGPGYGGPPVPPPQQQAENPYGQVPMPPPMNPSQQQQPGQVPLNRMSSQGGPGGPPAPAPPPPPPSFGGAAGGPPPPAPPQMFNGAPPPPAMGGGPPPAPPAPPAMGGGPPPAPGGPGAPPPPPPPPGLGGAPKKDDPQADLMGSLASQLQQFKLKKNKTTTSAPENSGSSTSSGGSGNYGTIGRSSNGMASMMDEMAKTLARRRAQAEKKDPDPEAEVKRRPWEKSNTLPHKLSGGAGSGSAGNGHEGANGNSGGAGSNTTNSGGESPRPMRKRFGSASEETILKVNGDGLSLALSNGDLDTLKAEIVREMRLEIQKVKNEIIDAIKSEFNRR; encoded by the exons ATGGCCATGAAGAAGCTCTACGCGAAGACCTCGTTCACCAGCAAGAAGCCATCGAGTGCCGCCAATTCCTCGCCGATATTGGCCtaccaccaacaacaacagcggcagcagccgGGCAATGGCATATGCGAGTTTCAGGTGGCACCTGGTCACTCCGGCGAGCTGATACGCCGCAGCCAGAGCATGCACCACAAGATGTCGCCACCGGTTGGGGGCTTGGGCTCCAAATCGGAGTACTACAGCATAgaggagctgcaggagctgGATTTGCTGGACTATCGTCATCCCATGTACCACCActaccagcagcaggagtTGAGGCAGCGCTACCACGAGCACGAGCAGTTAGTGCTGCAGCTACCCAAGGCTAGTCCAAAGGCAGGACCCATCTACGAGGCGCCTCAGCGAACtcaacagcaactgcaacagcagcagcagcagcagcaggatcagaTGTT TGAGCAGAGTATTATCGGGGCGCGGGCCTCTGTAATGGTGTACGATGACAACCAGAAGAAGTGGGTGCCCTCGGGCAGCTCGTCGGGATTGAGCAAGGTGCAGATCTACCACCATCAGCAGAACAACACGTTCCGGGTGGTGGGACGAAAGCTGCAGGATCATGAGGTTGTCATCAACTGCTCCATTCTGAAGGGACTGAAGTACAACCAGGCCACGGCCACTTTTCATCAGTGGCGCGATTCGAAGTTCGTCTACGGCTTGAACTTTTCGAGCCAAAATGATGCGGAGAACTTTGCAAGGGCCATGATGCATGCCCTGGAA GTGCTCAGTGGTCGCGTGGCGAACAACCCAGGTGGACCGCCCACCAATGGCAATGGCTATGAGGAGGACATGGGCTATCGCACGATGACCAGCGAGGATGCAGCCATACTGCGCCAGAACAACAGCATAGGTGGGCACGTCACGCCCTCGGCCCAGACGCCCACCTCGCAGACCAACCAGAACAACATCCCCCAGAGCCCGCCGACGCCCCAGGGTCACCATCGCACCAGCAG GAATTCCCTCAGCGCCCCACCGGCACCACAgccccaacagcagcagcagcagcaggcgcagcagaTGGTTCAGCCGGGATCCCACTACGGACCCACTGGCAATGGACCCACTTCGAATGGCCTGCCCCAGCAGTTGAACTCACAGATTCCGCCGgcaccgcagcagcaacagcagccgcaacagcaacagtttcagcagcagcagcaacagcaatatcAGCAGATGGTCCAAGTCCAGGCGGGCTATGCGCCTTCTCAG caggcgcagcagcagccgccgcaaGCGCCACAGCCGCCGCTCCAAAACGGTGGAATGTACATGGTGGGTCATGGTCACCTTCCCAGCTCTGCGAGCGCCAACAGTGTTGTGTACGCCAGCCAGCAGCAAATGCTACCGCAGGCGCATCCACAGGCACCTCAAGCGCCGGCGATGCCAGGTCCGGGCTACGGAGGTCCACCAGTGCCTCCGCCACAGCAGCAGGCAGAGAATCCATACGGACAGGTACCCATGCCGCCGCCAATGAATCCgtcgcagcaacagcagccaggTCAGGTGCCACTGAACCGGATGAGCAGCCAAGGTGGTCCGGGTGGCCCAccagctcctgctccaccgccgccaccacccAGTTTTGGCGGAGCTGCTGGAGGGCCACCGCCACCAGCCCCGCCACAGATGTTTAACGGCGCACCGCCGCCGCCAGCCATGGGCGGTGGACCACCGCCGGCTCCACCAGCACCGCCAGCCATGGGTGGCGGACCACCGCCAGCACCGGGCGGCCCCGgggcaccaccaccaccacctccgccGCCGGGATTGGGAGGAGCGCCCAAGAAGGATGATCCCCAGGCAGATCTCATGGGCTCACTGGCCTCCCAGCTGCAGCAGTTCAAGCTCAAAAAGAATAAG ACCACCACCTCTGCTCCGGAGAATAGCGGCAGCAGCACCTCCAGCGGTGGCAGCGGCAACTATGGAACCATCGGACGAAGCTCCAATGGCATGGCCTCCATGATGGACGAGATGGCCAAGACGCTGGCACGACGACGCGCCCAAGCAGAAAAGAAGGAT CCCGATCCTGAAGCCGAGGTAAAGAGACGACCCTGGGAAAAGTCCAACACACTGCCACATAAGTTGAGCGGCGGAGCTGGCAGCGGATCGGCTGGAAATGGTCATGAAGGAGCGAATGGGAACTCGGGCGGTGCTGGCAGCAACACAACAAACAGTGGCGGCGAGTCCCCGCGACCCATGCGAAAACGATTCGGCAGTGCCAGCGAAGAGACCATTCTGAAG GTCAATGGCGATGGCCTGTCGCTGGCGCTTTCCAATGGCGACTTGGACACACTGAAGGCTGAGATTGTGCGCGAAATGCGGCTGGAGATCCAGAAAGTCAAAAACGAGATAATAGATG CTATCAAATCGGAGTTTAATCGCAGATAG
- the LOC6530982 gene encoding protein enabled isoform X2 translates to MAMKKLYAKTSFTSKKPSSAANSSPILAYHQQQQRQQPGNGICEFQVAPGHSGELIRRSQSMHHKMSPPVGGLGSKSEYYSIEELQELDLLDYRHPMYHHYQQQELRQRYHEHEQLVLQLPKASPKAGPIYEAPQRTQQQLQQQQQQQQDQMFEQSIIGARASVMVYDDNQKKWVPSGSSSGLSKVQIYHHQQNNTFRVVGRKLQDHEVVINCSILKGLKYNQATATFHQWRDSKFVYGLNFSSQNDAENFARAMMHALEVLSGRVANNPGGPPTNGNGYEEDMGYRTMTSEDAAILRQNNSIGGHVTPSAQTPTSQTNQNNIPQSPPTPQGHHRTSRNSLSAPPAPQPQQQQQQQAQQMVQPGSHYGPTGNGPTSNGLPQQLNSQIPPAPQQQQQPQQQQFQQQQQQQYQQMVQVQAGYAPSQQYQQPHYVLSNSNPNLTVHQYPTQQAQQQPPQAPQPPLQNGGMYMVGHGHLPSSASANSVVYASQQQMLPQAHPQAPQAPAMPGPGYGGPPVPPPQQQAENPYGQVPMPPPMNPSQQQQPGQVPLNRMSSQGGPGGPPAPAPPPPPPSFGGAAGGPPPPAPPQMFNGAPPPPAMGGGPPPAPPAPPAMGGGPPPAPGGPGAPPPPPPPPGLGGAPKKDDPQADLMGSLASQLQQFKLKKNKTTTSAPENSGSSTSSGGSGNYGTIGRSSNGMASMMDEMAKTLARRRAQAEKKDPDPEAEVKRRPWEKSNTLPHKLSGGAGSGSAGNGHEGANGNSGGAGSNTTNSGGESPRPMRKRFGSASEETILKVNGDGLSLALSNGDLDTLKAEIVREMRLEIQKVKNEIIDAIKSEFNRR, encoded by the exons ATGGCCATGAAGAAGCTCTACGCGAAGACCTCGTTCACCAGCAAGAAGCCATCGAGTGCCGCCAATTCCTCGCCGATATTGGCCtaccaccaacaacaacagcggcagcagccgGGCAATGGCATATGCGAGTTTCAGGTGGCACCTGGTCACTCCGGCGAGCTGATACGCCGCAGCCAGAGCATGCACCACAAGATGTCGCCACCGGTTGGGGGCTTGGGCTCCAAATCGGAGTACTACAGCATAgaggagctgcaggagctgGATTTGCTGGACTATCGTCATCCCATGTACCACCActaccagcagcaggagtTGAGGCAGCGCTACCACGAGCACGAGCAGTTAGTGCTGCAGCTACCCAAGGCTAGTCCAAAGGCAGGACCCATCTACGAGGCGCCTCAGCGAACtcaacagcaactgcaacagcagcagcagcagcagcaggatcagaTGTT TGAGCAGAGTATTATCGGGGCGCGGGCCTCTGTAATGGTGTACGATGACAACCAGAAGAAGTGGGTGCCCTCGGGCAGCTCGTCGGGATTGAGCAAGGTGCAGATCTACCACCATCAGCAGAACAACACGTTCCGGGTGGTGGGACGAAAGCTGCAGGATCATGAGGTTGTCATCAACTGCTCCATTCTGAAGGGACTGAAGTACAACCAGGCCACGGCCACTTTTCATCAGTGGCGCGATTCGAAGTTCGTCTACGGCTTGAACTTTTCGAGCCAAAATGATGCGGAGAACTTTGCAAGGGCCATGATGCATGCCCTGGAA GTGCTCAGTGGTCGCGTGGCGAACAACCCAGGTGGACCGCCCACCAATGGCAATGGCTATGAGGAGGACATGGGCTATCGCACGATGACCAGCGAGGATGCAGCCATACTGCGCCAGAACAACAGCATAGGTGGGCACGTCACGCCCTCGGCCCAGACGCCCACCTCGCAGACCAACCAGAACAACATCCCCCAGAGCCCGCCGACGCCCCAGGGTCACCATCGCACCAGCAG GAATTCCCTCAGCGCCCCACCGGCACCACAgccccaacagcagcagcagcagcaggcgcagcagaTGGTTCAGCCGGGATCCCACTACGGACCCACTGGCAATGGACCCACTTCGAATGGCCTGCCCCAGCAGTTGAACTCACAGATTCCGCCGgcaccgcagcagcaacagcagccgcaacagcaacagtttcagcagcagcagcaacagcaatatcAGCAGATGGTCCAAGTCCAGGCGGGCTATGCGCCTTCTCAG CAGTATCAGCAACCCCACTACGTGCTGTCCAATTCTAATCCCAATCTAACTGTGCACCAATACCCGACacagcaggcgcagcagcagccgccgcaaGCGCCACAGCCGCCGCTCCAAAACGGTGGAATGTACATGGTGGGTCATGGTCACCTTCCCAGCTCTGCGAGCGCCAACAGTGTTGTGTACGCCAGCCAGCAGCAAATGCTACCGCAGGCGCATCCACAGGCACCTCAAGCGCCGGCGATGCCAGGTCCGGGCTACGGAGGTCCACCAGTGCCTCCGCCACAGCAGCAGGCAGAGAATCCATACGGACAGGTACCCATGCCGCCGCCAATGAATCCgtcgcagcaacagcagccaggTCAGGTGCCACTGAACCGGATGAGCAGCCAAGGTGGTCCGGGTGGCCCAccagctcctgctccaccgccgccaccacccAGTTTTGGCGGAGCTGCTGGAGGGCCACCGCCACCAGCCCCGCCACAGATGTTTAACGGCGCACCGCCGCCGCCAGCCATGGGCGGTGGACCACCGCCGGCTCCACCAGCACCGCCAGCCATGGGTGGCGGACCACCGCCAGCACCGGGCGGCCCCGgggcaccaccaccaccacctccgccGCCGGGATTGGGAGGAGCGCCCAAGAAGGATGATCCCCAGGCAGATCTCATGGGCTCACTGGCCTCCCAGCTGCAGCAGTTCAAGCTCAAAAAGAATAAG ACCACCACCTCTGCTCCGGAGAATAGCGGCAGCAGCACCTCCAGCGGTGGCAGCGGCAACTATGGAACCATCGGACGAAGCTCCAATGGCATGGCCTCCATGATGGACGAGATGGCCAAGACGCTGGCACGACGACGCGCCCAAGCAGAAAAGAAGGAT CCCGATCCTGAAGCCGAGGTAAAGAGACGACCCTGGGAAAAGTCCAACACACTGCCACATAAGTTGAGCGGCGGAGCTGGCAGCGGATCGGCTGGAAATGGTCATGAAGGAGCGAATGGGAACTCGGGCGGTGCTGGCAGCAACACAACAAACAGTGGCGGCGAGTCCCCGCGACCCATGCGAAAACGATTCGGCAGTGCCAGCGAAGAGACCATTCTGAAG GTCAATGGCGATGGCCTGTCGCTGGCGCTTTCCAATGGCGACTTGGACACACTGAAGGCTGAGATTGTGCGCGAAATGCGGCTGGAGATCCAGAAAGTCAAAAACGAGATAATAGATG CTATCAAATCGGAGTTTAATCGCAGATAG